The following are from one region of the Nostoc cf. commune SO-36 genome:
- the avd gene encoding diversity-generating retroelement protein Avd — MSDLPIIQKTYDLIKWYVPILNRLPRDHKFLLGNRIITELYNLLDVLIIARYAKEKLAHLELLNSKLDILRYQTRLLLEFNLIQTERYEYAQKLLNEIGTDLGGWIKQQKIKPGISN; from the coding sequence ATGAGTGATTTACCAATAATACAAAAAACTTACGATTTAATCAAGTGGTATGTACCAATTTTAAATCGTCTTCCTAGAGATCATAAATTTTTGCTAGGAAATCGGATTATTACAGAACTATACAATTTATTAGATGTTCTGATCATAGCACGGTATGCTAAAGAGAAATTAGCCCATTTAGAATTATTGAATAGTAAGTTAGATATTTTGCGCTATCAAACTCGTTTACTTTTAGAATTTAACTTAATTCAGACAGAACGTTATGAATATGCTCAAAAACTTTTAAATGAGATTGGCACTGATTTGGGTGGATGGATAAAACAGCAAAAAATTAAACCAGGTATTTCCAATTAA
- a CDS encoding DUF1636 family protein, with protein MTTTVNISPTSPLGVAEHTLFVCKTCASTWQDGKRLGESGGQKLLHQLQQLAQDWDLRDQFPIQEVECMSACNRSCVVAFSAKGKLTYLFGDLAVDDSASAVLECASQYYAKADGLLPWSERPEALKKGILAKIPSLS; from the coding sequence ATGACTACTACTGTAAATATTTCCCCAACTAGCCCCTTGGGTGTTGCTGAACATACTTTATTTGTTTGCAAAACTTGTGCCAGTACTTGGCAAGATGGAAAACGCTTAGGTGAAAGTGGTGGTCAAAAACTTCTACACCAACTTCAGCAGCTTGCACAAGATTGGGATTTACGAGATCAATTCCCAATTCAAGAAGTTGAATGCATGAGTGCCTGTAATCGTTCTTGTGTAGTCGCCTTTTCTGCTAAAGGCAAATTAACATATTTATTTGGTGATTTAGCCGTTGATGATAGTGCATCTGCGGTACTGGAATGTGCTAGCCAATACTATGCTAAAGCAGATGGTTTACTACCTTGGTCAGAGCGTCCAGAAGCGTTAAAAAAAGGCATTTTGGCAAAGATTCCATCTTTATCTTAA
- a CDS encoding type II toxin-antitoxin system PemK/MazF family toxin, with the protein MVVNQYFPKRGDIIKLEFGSKQQFTVDSIQRAFALYNSGMSFDDIAMTLNNELQQEGREQRGYRPALVISPVQYNRRASLVLTCPITSKAKGLSFEVPLVEGMQTKGVVLADQIKSFSWKSRKAKFVESVSQDLIEEVQAKLETLIL; encoded by the coding sequence TTGGTAGTCAATCAATACTTTCCCAAAAGAGGAGACATCATCAAATTAGAATTTGGATCAAAACAGCAGTTTACAGTTGATTCGATTCAGCGTGCATTTGCCCTTTACAACTCAGGAATGTCATTTGATGACATTGCTATGACATTGAACAATGAACTACAACAGGAAGGGCGGGAGCAAAGGGGCTACCGCCCTGCTCTTGTTATATCTCCAGTTCAATACAATCGAAGGGCTTCTTTAGTTTTAACGTGTCCTATAACCAGCAAGGCAAAAGGACTTAGTTTTGAAGTTCCACTTGTTGAAGGAATGCAAACAAAAGGAGTTGTGTTAGCTGACCAAATTAAATCATTCTCTTGGAAAAGTAGAAAGGCAAAATTTGTTGAAAGTGTTTCACAGGATTTAATAGAAGAAGTACAGGCAAAGCTCGAAACATTAATTTTATAA
- a CDS encoding AbrB/MazE/SpoVT family DNA-binding domain-containing protein has protein sequence MTTVVAKWGNSLAIRIPRAVAEQAHITEGTGIELSVQGDNIIITPRKRKKYTLDELLEGMTPDKFHPEFETGNPVGNEHW, from the coding sequence ATGACGACAGTTGTTGCTAAATGGGGAAATAGTTTAGCTATTCGGATTCCAAGAGCGGTAGCTGAACAAGCACATATAACTGAAGGAACAGGTATAGAGCTTAGTGTGCAAGGTGACAATATTATAATTACACCACGAAAAAGAAAAAAGTATACCCTTGATGAATTGCTTGAAGGTATGACTCCTGATAAATTTCATCCAGAATTTGAAACTGGAAATCCTGTGGGGAATGAGCATTGGTAG
- a CDS encoding NADPH-dependent FMN reductase: MASRPKILAFAGSTRIESYNKKLVKIAAAGAQAAGAEVTYIDLRDLPLPLYDEDLEAQEGIPANARTFKDLLISHQGLLVASPEYNSSLTPVLKNAIDWASRPAPNEAPLAAFAGKVATIMSASPGALGGLRGLVHLRSILGNIKVLVLPDQIAVSKAYEAFNPDGTLVDPKQQESIEKLGEGLTKILLKLN; this comes from the coding sequence ATGGCATCTAGACCTAAGATCCTCGCCTTTGCAGGCAGCACTCGGATTGAGTCTTACAACAAAAAATTGGTAAAAATCGCGGCGGCTGGCGCTCAGGCAGCAGGCGCAGAAGTGACTTATATAGACCTCCGCGATTTGCCCCTACCTTTGTATGATGAAGATTTGGAAGCTCAAGAAGGAATACCAGCCAATGCCCGCACTTTTAAAGACTTGCTAATTTCTCATCAAGGATTGCTGGTTGCTTCGCCAGAATATAACAGTTCACTCACACCAGTTTTGAAGAACGCCATTGACTGGGCATCCCGTCCAGCCCCAAATGAAGCGCCGTTAGCTGCTTTTGCAGGTAAGGTTGCTACTATTATGAGCGCTTCTCCAGGCGCTCTTGGTGGTTTGCGGGGTTTGGTTCACCTGCGCTCTATTTTGGGAAACATCAAAGTTTTGGTACTTCCCGATCAAATAGCAGTAAGCAAAGCTTATGAAGCCTTTAATCCTGATGGCACGTTAGTAGATCCGAAACAGCAAGAATCTATTGAAAAGTTAGGCGAGGGCTTAACAAAAATATTGCTGAAGCTAAATTAA
- a CDS encoding 2-dehydropantoate 2-reductase, with amino-acid sequence MKVCIVGAGAIGGYLGAKLALAGETVTLIARGSHLEAIQKNGLKLLMADGSGQIATPFLATSDIQEAGPQDVVILTVKAHSVPAIRTSSPALYNPDTMVVTAQNGVPWWYFRKYSSEYEGTRIQSVDPNGIIEASIGADRAIGCVVYPATEIIEPGVIKHIEGDRFTLGEIDGSKTERIQLLAQTLKQAGFKAPIRNQIRTEIWIKLWGNVAFNPISALTGATLEDICRYPLTRELARQMMTETQAIAEILGIKFGITLEQRINGAENVGSHKTSMLQDIEAGRPTEIDAIVGAVAELGKLTQIPTPYIDTIYASVKLLEATKVRI; translated from the coding sequence ATGAAAGTTTGTATTGTTGGCGCGGGTGCGATTGGTGGATATTTAGGGGCAAAACTGGCATTAGCAGGTGAAACAGTGACGCTAATTGCTCGTGGTTCTCATTTGGAGGCAATTCAAAAAAATGGGCTGAAGTTGCTTATGGCAGACGGTTCTGGTCAAATTGCTACTCCATTTCTGGCAACTAGCGATATTCAAGAAGCAGGGCCACAAGATGTAGTAATTTTAACTGTAAAGGCTCACAGTGTTCCAGCGATTCGCACCTCTTCTCCTGCACTCTACAACCCGGATACGATGGTGGTGACAGCCCAAAATGGCGTTCCTTGGTGGTACTTTCGCAAGTATAGCAGTGAGTATGAAGGTACGCGGATTCAATCTGTTGACCCAAATGGCATTATTGAAGCTAGTATCGGTGCTGACCGTGCCATCGGTTGCGTTGTTTACCCAGCAACTGAGATAATTGAACCAGGTGTGATTAAGCATATTGAAGGCGATCGCTTTACTCTTGGTGAAATCGATGGCAGTAAAACAGAACGCATCCAATTATTGGCACAGACTTTAAAACAAGCAGGATTCAAAGCACCAATCCGCAATCAAATTCGCACGGAAATTTGGATCAAGTTGTGGGGAAATGTGGCATTTAATCCCATCAGTGCTTTAACTGGTGCTACTCTAGAGGATATTTGCCGCTATCCCCTCACCCGTGAACTAGCGCGGCAAATGATGACAGAAACTCAAGCGATCGCGGAAATTTTAGGTATAAAGTTTGGCATTACTTTAGAACAGCGAATTAATGGCGCAGAAAACGTTGGTTCCCATAAAACCTCAATGCTACAAGATATTGAAGCCGGACGCCCTACCGAGATAGACGCTATTGTTGGCGCGGTGGCAGAATTGGGAAAACTCACTCAAATTCCCACACCTTATATTGATACTATTTATGCCAGCGTTAAGCTGCTGGAAGCGACTAAAGTCAGAATTTGA
- a CDS encoding ABC transporter permease subunit (The N-terminal region of this protein, as described by TIGR01726, is a three transmembrane segment that identifies a subfamily of ABC transporter permease subunits, which specificities that include histidine, arginine, glutamine, glutamate, L-cystine (sic), the opines (in Agrobacterium) octopine and nopaline, etc.), with protein MKKKKGWLLTILVVAAVGISIITGHSNSLKAASSLGKDTLTLITSPDYPPYEFYDTKGGDRQIVGFDIDIAKTLAEKLGFKLQIMESDFNGLIPALQANRADFVMAGMTPTPERQKNIDFSIIYYEAKDTIVAPKGSNLKQPQDLSGKKLGVQLGTIQEQNAQKIAKKVAGIQLKQLNRVPEVVQEIKSGRIDAAIIEDTVAKGFAQANPDLEFNVIPSEEASGSAIAFPKGSSLVEPFNKVLQQMKDDGTLNKLVAKWFSQNITTNSASSTPTKGGLNLDFTRILPDIPFILRGIPLTLLFTLLSVSLGLIWGTILSLLKILGIKPLTWVANAYTSVFRGTPLLLQLALVYYATPQLTGYDISALQAGVLTFTLNSGAYMSETIRGGIQAVDKGQSEAAMSMGVPYWLMMWDVILPQALKNILPALVNETIGLLKDSALVSTIGVVEILRSAQIVGANKYIYFEPLLFAGLIYYVLVMGMTLGASALERRLRESE; from the coding sequence ATGAAGAAAAAAAAAGGATGGCTATTAACGATACTGGTTGTAGCAGCAGTAGGAATCAGCATCATCACAGGACATAGCAATTCTCTCAAAGCTGCCTCATCTTTAGGTAAAGACACGCTGACGTTGATTACTTCCCCAGATTATCCTCCTTATGAGTTTTATGATACTAAAGGAGGCGATCGCCAAATTGTTGGCTTTGATATAGATATTGCCAAAACCCTTGCTGAAAAACTAGGGTTTAAACTTCAAATAATGGAATCTGATTTTAATGGGTTAATTCCTGCACTCCAAGCAAATCGGGCTGACTTTGTAATGGCTGGGATGACTCCGACTCCAGAACGTCAGAAAAATATTGATTTTTCAATTATTTATTACGAAGCTAAAGATACCATTGTCGCTCCTAAAGGTAGTAACCTGAAACAACCCCAAGACTTATCAGGAAAAAAGCTTGGGGTACAACTAGGAACGATACAAGAACAAAATGCTCAGAAAATTGCTAAAAAAGTTGCAGGTATTCAGCTAAAGCAACTCAACAGAGTGCCGGAAGTCGTTCAAGAAATCAAATCTGGGCGAATTGATGCCGCAATTATTGAGGATACCGTCGCTAAAGGATTTGCCCAAGCTAACCCAGATTTAGAATTTAATGTTATTCCCTCAGAGGAAGCAAGTGGATCGGCGATCGCTTTTCCTAAAGGTTCTTCCTTAGTAGAACCGTTTAACAAAGTCCTTCAACAAATGAAGGACGATGGCACATTAAATAAACTTGTCGCCAAATGGTTTTCACAAAACATTACCACCAATTCTGCATCTTCAACTCCTACCAAAGGTGGATTAAATCTCGATTTCACCAGAATTCTTCCAGACATTCCCTTTATTCTGCGGGGAATCCCTTTAACTTTGTTGTTTACGCTATTATCTGTATCCTTGGGGTTAATCTGGGGAACAATACTATCTCTATTAAAAATTCTCGGCATCAAACCGCTTACTTGGGTTGCTAACGCCTACACCTCTGTTTTTCGAGGCACACCTTTGTTATTACAGTTGGCATTGGTTTACTACGCAACACCGCAGCTTACAGGCTATGATATTTCCGCATTACAGGCTGGGGTGCTAACTTTTACCCTGAATTCTGGCGCTTATATGTCGGAAACCATCAGGGGTGGAATTCAGGCGGTGGATAAAGGGCAAAGTGAAGCGGCGATGTCTATGGGTGTTCCCTATTGGTTGATGATGTGGGATGTGATTTTGCCCCAAGCATTGAAGAACATTCTCCCCGCATTGGTAAATGAAACTATTGGGCTGCTTAAAGATTCCGCGCTAGTGTCAACTATTGGCGTGGTGGAAATATTACGCAGCGCCCAAATTGTTGGTGCAAATAAATATATTTATTTTGAACCACTGCTATTTGCAGGGTTAATCTACTATGTTTTGGTAATGGGTATGACCTTGGGTGCATCTGCTTTAGAAAGGAGGTTACGGGAAAGTGAATAA
- a CDS encoding inositol monophosphatase family protein, with protein sequence MSTTPTTRFILETLLPHLKVAAAYANFLQPKIAALPAKGQESNFFSAALTDADVAIQNLVEVVLLGTFPDIRFYGEEYESSNNTKYFRATNLGSEGDYLVTLDPIDGTKFYMDGHSNYQIILSILNSDEFEAVIAISPAQNVYFYALRGGGAFKGTLEMTLEACAPLQITSAKPAILLGWGMNAIADSLKDRYKVIDIATDYSSDIEIPSLNGILSGDLSGAVIKSGKFLDSAALAFIAKEAGWIVTTLDGSTLPPLHTCENYSMPGLLVAASKSVHQDLLKATQSFKSAE encoded by the coding sequence ATGTCCACAACACCAACTACTCGATTCATTTTAGAGACTTTACTTCCTCATCTGAAAGTAGCAGCAGCCTACGCTAATTTTCTTCAACCAAAAATTGCTGCACTTCCCGCTAAAGGACAAGAAAGCAACTTTTTTAGTGCTGCACTGACTGATGCAGATGTGGCTATTCAAAATCTAGTAGAAGTAGTACTACTGGGGACTTTCCCAGATATTCGCTTTTATGGTGAAGAATATGAAAGTTCTAACAACACCAAGTATTTTCGCGCTACCAACCTCGGTTCAGAAGGTGATTATTTAGTCACACTCGACCCAATTGATGGCACGAAATTTTACATGGATGGACATTCTAATTACCAAATTATTCTCAGTATTCTAAATTCAGATGAGTTTGAAGCAGTAATTGCCATTTCTCCTGCCCAAAACGTTTATTTTTATGCCCTTCGAGGTGGAGGTGCTTTTAAAGGGACACTGGAAATGACCTTAGAAGCTTGTGCCCCATTACAGATAACATCCGCCAAACCTGCAATTTTGTTGGGATGGGGAATGAATGCGATCGCAGATTCACTAAAAGATCGATATAAAGTCATCGATATAGCGACTGATTACTCTAGTGATATAGAAATTCCCAGTCTCAATGGTATTCTCAGTGGCGATTTAAGTGGAGCAGTCATCAAATCGGGTAAATTTCTTGATAGTGCTGCACTGGCTTTTATTGCAAAAGAGGCTGGCTGGATTGTAACTACTCTAGACGGTTCGACTTTACCACCACTGCATACTTGTGAAAACTATAGTATGCCTGGATTGCTCGTAGCTGCCTCAAAATCTGTTCATCAAGACCTGCTGAAAGCGACGCAAAGCTTCAAAAGTGCTGAGTAA
- a CDS encoding cobalt-precorrin-6A reductase, whose translation MRVLILGGTGDAAELAAIATSQGLEVITSLAGRTREPSIPLGDLRVGGFGGVAGLASYLRVMQIDLLIDATHPFANQISFNAADAAAEVGVPRLMLIRPPWEKVSGDRWIEVDSVEAAAASLQNQAQRVFLTVGRQELAAFAHLDKIWFLMRMIDPPGNDALLPPGMVLCDRGPFTLNNERQILIHNNIDTIVSKNSGGDATKPKIIAARELSVKVVMVNRPAIPPGEQVSNVDAALAWLFERC comes from the coding sequence ATGCGCGTTTTGATTTTGGGTGGGACGGGAGATGCCGCAGAATTAGCTGCCATTGCGACTAGCCAAGGGTTAGAAGTAATTACGTCTCTAGCTGGGCGCACTCGTGAACCTTCAATACCGTTGGGTGATTTACGGGTTGGAGGCTTTGGCGGTGTGGCTGGATTGGCTAGCTATCTGCGAGTTATGCAAATCGACTTATTAATTGATGCAACCCATCCTTTTGCTAATCAGATTTCCTTCAATGCGGCAGATGCGGCAGCAGAAGTTGGAGTACCCCGTCTGATGTTAATTCGTCCGCCTTGGGAAAAAGTCAGTGGCGATCGCTGGATTGAAGTTGATAGCGTTGAAGCCGCAGCAGCATCTCTGCAAAACCAAGCACAGCGAGTATTTTTGACAGTTGGTAGGCAAGAACTTGCCGCTTTTGCTCACCTAGATAAAATTTGGTTTCTAATGCGGATGATTGACCCTCCTGGCAATGATGCTTTGCTGCCGCCGGGGATGGTATTGTGCGATCGCGGGCCATTTACTTTGAATAATGAAAGGCAAATCTTGATTCACAACAACATTGATACGATTGTGAGTAAAAATAGCGGTGGCGATGCCACAAAGCCCAAGATTATTGCCGCGCGAGAACTAAGCGTGAAGGTTGTGATGGTAAATCGTCCAGCCATACCGCCAGGGGAGCAGGTTAGTAATGTTGATGCTGCTTTGGCATGGCTATTTGAGCGGTGCTAG
- a CDS encoding amino acid ABC transporter ATP-binding protein has product MNNVVIRTEFLCKSFGKLDVLKDISTEFYQGEVVAILGPSGSGKSTFLRCINLLEQPTRGRIYFHDQEITKPKANIARVRQQLVMVFQHFNLFPHMNVLQNVTYAPIKVKGINKQKAQEHGLELLAKVGLESKVSVYPSKLSGGQKQRVAIARALAMEPEMILFDEPTSALDPEMVKDVLEVMKALALSGMTMAIVTHEMGFAREVANRIMFLDQGILAEDATPGEFFQNPKCDRAKQFLEKML; this is encoded by the coding sequence GTGAATAATGTAGTAATTCGCACAGAATTCTTGTGTAAATCCTTTGGCAAACTCGACGTACTCAAAGATATTTCCACTGAGTTTTATCAAGGAGAAGTGGTTGCTATATTAGGCCCTTCTGGTTCAGGTAAGTCTACCTTTTTGCGGTGCATAAACTTGTTAGAACAACCCACCAGAGGCAGAATCTACTTTCACGATCAAGAAATCACCAAGCCTAAAGCAAACATTGCTAGGGTACGCCAGCAGTTGGTGATGGTATTTCAACATTTTAATTTGTTTCCCCACATGAATGTGCTGCAAAATGTCACTTATGCACCGATAAAGGTGAAAGGAATTAACAAACAAAAAGCACAAGAACATGGTTTAGAATTGCTTGCTAAGGTAGGTTTAGAGTCAAAAGTGTCTGTGTACCCATCCAAACTATCTGGGGGACAGAAACAGCGAGTAGCGATCGCGCGGGCATTAGCAATGGAACCAGAGATGATTTTGTTTGATGAACCCACCTCTGCGCTAGATCCAGAAATGGTTAAGGATGTGTTGGAAGTGATGAAAGCTTTAGCATTATCTGGAATGACAATGGCGATCGTGACTCATGAAATGGGGTTTGCCAGAGAAGTTGCCAATCGGATTATGTTTCTCGACCAGGGAATTTTAGCAGAAGATGCTACTCCTGGCGAGTTTTTCCAAAATCCTAAGTGCGATCGCGCCAAGCAGTTCTTGGAAAAAATGCTTTAA